One Osmerus eperlanus chromosome 13, fOsmEpe2.1, whole genome shotgun sequence genomic region harbors:
- the hopx gene encoding homeodomain-only protein, giving the protein MASNGMESMQLAEDQIKVLEENFLRVSKHPDEATLMLIAAECGLSEAETAKWFRLRNALWRQAEGLPAQLGSVRD; this is encoded by the exons ATGGCTTCGAACGGGATGGAGAGCATGCAGTTGGCGGAAGATCAGATTAAAGTTCTCGAGGAGAATTTTTTGAGAGTCAGCAAGCATCCAGATGAAGCGACACTCATGTTGATCGCGGCAGAGTGCGGACTCTCTGAAGCCGAGACCGCT AAATGGTTCAGGCTACGCAACGCTTTgtggaggcaggcagagggtcTTCCTGCTCAGCTGGGCTCAGTGAGGGACTGA